From the Corallococcus silvisoli genome, one window contains:
- a CDS encoding tetratricopeptide repeat protein, giving the protein MAREKDNIALSDEHNTRGIELADRGWLDEAIKEFRKAIDLDPTSAHAHDNLATVYAEKKQFREALAEYLTALKLEPESATAHYNLACFLSTHASEMAVEEYKEAIELDPEYPDAHLNLGLTYADQGRVEEAMRELQSAIELDPQDAFPRHELAALMMDEGDYRSSITQLKEVVRLEPDNFEAQLDLGICYAQKGFYAEAERAYERARALNPDDLLLNYNLAALYALWGRPKDAVQYLQKALAADRQKVLGWLSADPMFDVLKGDPDFEALF; this is encoded by the coding sequence ATGGCCCGGGAAAAGGACAACATCGCTCTGTCCGATGAGCACAACACCCGCGGCATCGAGCTGGCGGATCGCGGCTGGCTGGACGAGGCCATCAAGGAGTTCCGCAAGGCCATCGACCTGGACCCCACGTCGGCGCACGCGCACGACAACCTGGCCACGGTCTACGCGGAGAAGAAGCAGTTCCGCGAGGCGCTGGCGGAGTACCTCACCGCGCTCAAGCTGGAGCCGGAGAGCGCCACCGCGCACTACAACCTGGCCTGCTTCCTCTCCACGCACGCCAGCGAGATGGCGGTGGAGGAGTACAAGGAAGCCATCGAGCTGGATCCGGAGTACCCGGACGCCCACCTCAACCTGGGCCTCACGTACGCGGACCAGGGGCGGGTGGAGGAGGCGATGCGCGAGCTGCAATCCGCCATCGAGCTGGATCCGCAGGACGCCTTCCCCCGGCACGAGCTGGCGGCGCTGATGATGGACGAGGGCGACTACCGCTCCTCCATCACCCAGCTGAAGGAAGTGGTGCGGCTGGAGCCGGACAACTTCGAGGCGCAGCTGGACCTGGGTATCTGCTACGCCCAGAAGGGCTTCTACGCGGAAGCCGAGCGCGCCTACGAGCGCGCCCGGGCGCTCAATCCGGACGACCTGCTTCTCAACTACAACCTGGCGGCGCTGTACGCGCTGTGGGGCCGTCCGAAGGACGCCGTCCAGTACCTGCAGAAGGCGCTGGCGGCGGACCGGCAGAAGGTCCTGGGGTGGCTGTCCGCGGACCCCATGTTCGACGTGCTCAAGGGCGATCCGGACTTCGAAGCCCTCTTCTGA
- a CDS encoding zf-TFIIB domain-containing protein, whose protein sequence is MNCPGCNAEMTDLEGDHETLRECKECGGLWIDVADLNRILLHNNLPGLEGQGGKMDAEALTGQCPDCQVDLVRYVGGDRQHPLQFDTCESCGGIFLESEFADAADTEAAEKKIIEFFRAFSAKLKAKAAI, encoded by the coding sequence ATGAATTGCCCCGGTTGCAACGCCGAAATGACTGATCTCGAAGGAGATCACGAGACGTTGCGGGAATGTAAAGAGTGCGGCGGGTTGTGGATCGATGTCGCGGATCTGAATCGGATCCTCCTTCACAACAACCTTCCGGGGCTGGAGGGCCAGGGCGGGAAGATGGACGCCGAGGCCCTGACCGGTCAGTGCCCCGACTGCCAGGTCGACCTGGTGCGCTACGTCGGCGGCGACCGGCAGCACCCCTTGCAGTTCGACACCTGCGAGTCGTGCGGCGGCATCTTCCTGGAGTCCGAGTTCGCGGACGCGGCGGACACCGAGGCGGCGGAGAAGAAGATCATCGAATTCTTCCGCGCCTTCAGCGCCAAGCTGAAAGCCAAGGCCGCCATCTAG
- the prfA gene encoding peptide chain release factor 1, translating into MIDKLEEVERRFERLTADLSNPDILADTAKLQKVSKERAGLERLVETFRSYRKVLADLGEVEAWLSSADPDEKAYAKEALPGLKAQREELEASLKILLLPKDPNDDKNVILEIRAGAGGDEAALFAEEVMQMYLRYADRRGWKADIVDMSAGNAGGVKDATVTLSGDAVFSNLKYESGVHRVQRVPATETQGRIHTSTITVSVMPEAEDVDVQVNPADIEMQVMRSTGSGGQSVNTTDSAVRLIHKPSGIVVKCQQEKSQGKNRAMAMRMLRAKLYEIEQERIRNERDSMRRGQVGTGDRSEKIRTYNFPQDRLTDHRIGLTVHNLPAIMVGNVDEVITACRTHYQAEALKAQTGGGRPPSEA; encoded by the coding sequence ATGATTGACAAATTGGAAGAGGTCGAGCGCCGCTTCGAGCGGCTCACGGCCGACCTGTCGAACCCCGATATCCTCGCTGATACGGCGAAGCTCCAGAAGGTGTCCAAGGAGCGCGCCGGGCTGGAGCGGCTCGTCGAGACCTTCCGGAGCTACCGCAAGGTGCTGGCGGACCTGGGCGAGGTGGAGGCGTGGCTGTCCAGCGCCGACCCCGACGAGAAGGCCTACGCGAAGGAGGCCCTGCCCGGCCTGAAGGCGCAGCGCGAGGAGCTGGAGGCGTCGCTCAAGATCCTGCTGCTGCCCAAGGACCCCAATGACGACAAGAACGTCATCCTGGAGATCCGCGCGGGCGCGGGCGGCGACGAGGCCGCGCTCTTCGCGGAGGAAGTGATGCAGATGTACCTGCGCTACGCGGACCGCCGGGGCTGGAAGGCGGACATCGTGGACATGAGCGCGGGCAACGCCGGCGGCGTGAAGGACGCCACGGTGACGCTGTCCGGCGACGCGGTGTTCAGCAACCTGAAGTACGAGTCCGGGGTGCACCGCGTGCAGCGCGTGCCGGCCACGGAGACGCAGGGACGCATCCACACCTCCACCATCACCGTGTCGGTGATGCCGGAGGCGGAGGACGTGGACGTGCAGGTGAACCCGGCGGACATCGAGATGCAGGTGATGCGCTCCACGGGCTCCGGCGGCCAGAGCGTCAACACCACGGACTCCGCGGTGCGCCTCATCCACAAGCCGTCCGGCATCGTGGTGAAGTGCCAGCAGGAGAAGAGCCAGGGGAAGAACCGCGCCATGGCCATGCGCATGCTGCGCGCGAAGCTCTACGAAATCGAGCAGGAGCGCATCCGCAACGAGCGCGACTCCATGCGCCGCGGCCAGGTGGGCACGGGCGACCGCAGCGAGAAGATCCGCACGTACAACTTCCCGCAGGACCGGCTCACCGACCACCGCATCGGCCTCACCGTGCACAACCTGCCGGCCATCATGGTGGGCAACGTGGACGAGGTCATCACCGCCTGCCGCACCCACTACCAGGCCGAAGCCCTCAAGGCGCAGACGGGCGGCGGGCGGCCCCCCAGCGAAGCATGA
- a CDS encoding hemolysin family protein, which yields MEWVFLGLALLLVVANGFFVATEFAIVKIRATRLQSLADEGTPGANMALKMVGELDAYLSATQFGITLASLGLGWLGEPAFAHLLEPVLTRLVPEGSATTVAHSVAVVISFSIITFLHIVLGELAPKSLAIQRAEQTTLAVALPMRVFYFLFYPAIRLLNGLAALVLKAFGLHSASESHEATNEEELRVILHSSAQAGAITTARAELLERALEMAQKTARQVMVPRNQMRYLDVEETLDKNVIDARASGHTWLPVCRGNLDELEGVVNVKDLFFLLSRGELRSLSQVQRPVLFIPENATLEQLLTEFRRRRRQIAMVVDEHGGTSGLVTIADVVAEVVGDVAELGRRVEEVRALPGGRFELPGTAQLDDLEAQLDVTFDLSDDEKGEVTTIAGYLMTKLGRVPEKGDSLKLDMWRILVDEVDGPRVVRVTVEPQSRAGAQAPGTGRPPEPPASSGETG from the coding sequence ATGGAATGGGTTTTCCTGGGGCTGGCGCTGCTGCTGGTCGTCGCGAACGGCTTCTTCGTGGCGACGGAGTTCGCCATCGTGAAGATCCGCGCCACGCGCCTGCAGTCCCTGGCGGATGAAGGCACGCCCGGCGCGAACATGGCCCTGAAGATGGTGGGCGAGCTGGACGCGTACCTGTCCGCCACGCAGTTCGGCATCACGCTCGCGTCGCTGGGGCTGGGCTGGCTGGGAGAGCCCGCGTTCGCGCACCTGCTGGAGCCGGTGCTGACGCGGCTGGTGCCGGAGGGCTCCGCGACCACCGTCGCCCACAGCGTGGCGGTGGTCATCTCGTTCAGCATCATCACGTTCCTGCACATCGTGCTGGGGGAGCTGGCGCCCAAGAGCCTCGCCATCCAGCGCGCGGAGCAGACGACGCTGGCGGTCGCGCTGCCCATGCGCGTGTTCTACTTCCTCTTCTACCCGGCCATCCGGCTGCTCAACGGGTTGGCGGCGCTGGTGCTCAAGGCGTTCGGGCTGCACTCGGCCAGCGAGTCGCACGAGGCGACGAACGAAGAGGAGCTGCGCGTCATCCTGCACAGCTCCGCGCAGGCGGGCGCCATCACCACGGCGCGCGCGGAGCTCCTGGAGCGCGCGCTGGAGATGGCGCAGAAGACCGCGCGTCAGGTGATGGTGCCCCGCAACCAGATGCGCTACCTGGACGTGGAGGAGACGCTGGACAAGAACGTCATCGACGCGCGGGCGTCCGGGCACACGTGGCTGCCGGTGTGTCGGGGCAACCTCGACGAGCTCGAGGGCGTGGTCAACGTGAAGGACCTGTTCTTCCTCCTGTCGCGCGGTGAGCTGCGCAGCCTGTCCCAGGTGCAGCGGCCGGTGCTCTTCATCCCGGAGAACGCGACGCTGGAGCAGCTGCTCACGGAGTTCCGCCGGCGCCGGCGGCAGATCGCCATGGTGGTGGACGAGCACGGCGGCACGTCTGGCCTCGTCACCATCGCGGACGTGGTGGCGGAGGTGGTGGGCGACGTGGCGGAGCTGGGCCGGCGAGTGGAGGAGGTCCGGGCGCTGCCGGGAGGCCGCTTCGAGCTGCCGGGCACCGCCCAACTGGACGACCTGGAAGCGCAGCTGGACGTGACCTTCGACCTGAGCGACGACGAGAAGGGCGAGGTCACCACCATCGCCGGCTACCTGATGACGAAGCTGGGCCGGGTGCCGGAGAAGGGCGACAGCCTCAAGCTCGACATGTGGCGCATCCTCGTGGACGAGGTGGACGGCCCGCGCGTGGTGCGCGTGACCGTGGAGCCCCAGTCGCGCGCCGGCGCGCAGGCCCCCGGGACGGGCCGCCCGCCGGAGCCTCCCGCGTCGTCCGGCGAGACGGGGTAG
- a CDS encoding TapB family protein gives MEDGLTLTYRAGHASELVLATKDVVPAPDGTVKATLAVSLKGRSGQTELTCDAQGVRTGLGGLEGTLLSASGMDVQVVSAEGAAVPAPSVMVPGGTWKNSLSVKLQPPARKGGLRPIIATTFDKEATVVGEEEITVQAGTFKALKIRNITTARASRPGSEGRSMESYMWFAPDVGILKLTTDGETHLELLKVERPAAKVKPASIQGGAKKKTRATKG, from the coding sequence ATGGAGGACGGCCTGACGCTGACGTACCGGGCGGGCCACGCGTCGGAGCTGGTGCTGGCGACGAAGGACGTCGTGCCCGCGCCGGATGGCACGGTGAAGGCGACGCTGGCGGTGAGCCTCAAGGGCCGGAGCGGCCAGACGGAGCTGACCTGCGACGCGCAGGGCGTGCGCACGGGCCTGGGCGGCCTGGAGGGCACGCTCCTGTCCGCGTCCGGCATGGACGTGCAGGTGGTCAGCGCGGAGGGCGCGGCCGTGCCGGCCCCTTCCGTGATGGTCCCCGGGGGCACCTGGAAGAACAGCCTGTCGGTGAAGCTCCAGCCGCCGGCGAGGAAGGGCGGCCTGCGCCCCATCATCGCCACGACCTTCGACAAGGAGGCCACGGTGGTGGGCGAGGAGGAGATCACCGTGCAGGCGGGCACCTTCAAGGCCCTGAAGATCCGCAACATCACCACGGCCCGCGCCAGCCGCCCCGGTTCGGAGGGGCGGTCCATGGAGAGCTACATGTGGTTCGCGCCGGACGTGGGCATCCTCAAGCTGACCACCGACGGGGAGACGCACCTGGAGCTGCTCAAGGTGGAGCGGCCCGCCGCCAAGGTGAAGCCGGCCTCCATCCAGGGGGGCGCGAAGAAGAAGACGCGGGCCACCAAGGGCTGA
- a CDS encoding ABC transporter substrate-binding protein, translating into MRRWGWVCVLGLGMAACKKDVPPEPPDAGAVETGPTALTEQEPNERPDQALALTRDSVVTAGLAAEPNKLDEDWYRLAPGTPRIADVTVSGLPGGDIKLDVYDQDRNRLVGVNSEGEGKGERLPNLYVEKERWVVVSPARKGMGGAYTLEVKYRQPNDGEEREPNDRAVDAAALPLGQTVTAYLGHSGDEDWYRVELPGPGEPPAQDSGAQAPGTTPAAPGAPTPAPTGAAIPPPSVPDETPVIDDSTAPSPAPEGTFAGGEPPAAKPEHAGELAGELAAAAVDAGVPPEPEVPSVALKIELSAVEGVRPEISVLSAAEAPLFTLQGKEGEPLALRNIGVRATDRVVYVVVKGGWVGTGKAQRRTYNAQVPYTLTVSQEEAGAHAELEPNDELLKATPLTGAGYREGFLSPKSDVDNYVLTTREPVLAKVELSGVDRLDLTLSMVEPPQGDGQKETVLLKANDGAIKEPERLNNVACNGTCYFRVEGSFRKVNGKFVKDFENADQPYRITVTTVPDNGSEEREPNNTPDRAQDLTLGKAVRGTVYPAKDVDYFRVDLSDRPVRTAITATLLGILKVDVGLYLHRVQPDGKLTLVQTSDRAKGDQPETIRYSAEPGVYVFEVRDSRNREANFQDSYQLTVEEGE; encoded by the coding sequence ATGCGACGTTGGGGCTGGGTCTGTGTGCTGGGGCTGGGGATGGCCGCATGCAAGAAGGACGTGCCGCCGGAGCCGCCGGACGCGGGCGCGGTGGAGACGGGCCCCACCGCCCTCACGGAGCAGGAGCCCAACGAGCGGCCCGACCAGGCGCTGGCCCTCACGCGCGACAGCGTGGTGACGGCGGGGCTGGCGGCGGAGCCCAACAAGCTGGACGAGGACTGGTACCGGCTGGCCCCTGGCACCCCGCGCATCGCGGACGTGACGGTGTCCGGCCTGCCGGGCGGGGACATCAAGCTGGACGTCTACGACCAGGACCGCAACCGGCTGGTGGGCGTCAACAGCGAGGGCGAGGGCAAGGGCGAGCGCCTCCCCAACCTCTATGTGGAGAAGGAGCGCTGGGTGGTGGTGTCGCCCGCGCGCAAGGGCATGGGCGGCGCCTACACGTTGGAGGTGAAGTACCGCCAGCCCAACGATGGCGAGGAGCGGGAGCCCAATGACCGCGCCGTGGACGCCGCGGCCCTGCCGCTGGGGCAGACGGTGACGGCGTACCTGGGGCACTCGGGGGACGAGGACTGGTACCGGGTGGAGCTGCCCGGCCCGGGCGAGCCCCCCGCCCAGGACAGCGGGGCGCAGGCCCCGGGCACGACGCCCGCGGCCCCGGGGGCGCCGACGCCGGCTCCCACGGGCGCGGCCATCCCGCCCCCGTCCGTGCCGGACGAGACGCCGGTCATCGATGACAGCACGGCCCCCTCCCCTGCCCCGGAGGGCACCTTCGCGGGTGGGGAGCCGCCGGCGGCGAAGCCGGAGCACGCGGGAGAGCTCGCCGGTGAGCTGGCCGCCGCGGCGGTGGATGCGGGCGTACCGCCCGAGCCCGAGGTCCCCTCGGTGGCGCTGAAGATCGAGCTGTCCGCCGTGGAGGGCGTGCGGCCGGAGATCTCCGTCCTGTCCGCCGCGGAGGCGCCGCTGTTCACCCTTCAGGGCAAGGAGGGCGAGCCGCTCGCGCTGCGCAACATCGGCGTGAGGGCCACGGACCGGGTCGTCTACGTGGTGGTGAAGGGCGGCTGGGTGGGGACGGGCAAGGCGCAGCGGCGCACGTACAACGCGCAGGTGCCGTACACGCTGACCGTGTCGCAGGAGGAGGCGGGGGCGCACGCGGAGCTGGAGCCCAACGACGAGCTGTTGAAGGCCACGCCGCTGACGGGCGCGGGCTACCGCGAGGGCTTCCTGTCGCCCAAGTCGGACGTGGACAACTACGTGCTGACGACGCGCGAGCCGGTGCTGGCGAAGGTGGAGCTGTCGGGCGTGGACCGCCTGGACCTGACGTTGTCCATGGTGGAGCCGCCGCAGGGGGACGGGCAGAAGGAGACGGTGCTGCTGAAGGCGAACGACGGCGCCATCAAGGAGCCGGAGCGGCTCAACAACGTCGCCTGCAACGGCACCTGCTACTTCCGGGTGGAGGGGTCGTTCCGCAAGGTGAACGGCAAGTTCGTGAAGGACTTCGAGAACGCGGACCAGCCCTACCGCATCACCGTCACCACGGTTCCGGACAACGGGAGCGAGGAGCGCGAGCCCAACAACACGCCGGACCGCGCGCAGGACCTGACGCTGGGCAAGGCGGTGCGCGGCACGGTGTATCCGGCGAAGGACGTGGACTACTTCCGGGTGGACCTGTCCGACCGGCCGGTGCGCACGGCCATCACCGCGACGCTGCTGGGCATCCTCAAGGTGGACGTGGGGCTGTACCTGCACCGCGTGCAGCCGGACGGGAAGCTGACGCTGGTGCAGACGTCCGACCGCGCCAAGGGCGACCAGCCGGAGACCATCCGCTACAGCGCGGAGCCCGGCGTCTACGTCTTCGAGGTGCGCGACTCGCGCAACCGCGAGGCCAACTTCCAGGACTCGTACCAGCTCACCGTCGAGGAGGGGGAGTAG
- the murA gene encoding UDP-N-acetylglucosamine 1-carboxyvinyltransferase, whose protein sequence is MDKIVMKGGTALHGEVEVSGAKNAALPILASALLADGTNTFRNVPDLADVATMLEVLRTMGCEAARLTGKKADTCEISIAGEITPEAPYELVKTMRASVLVLGPLVARFGRARVSMPGGCAIGARPIDQHLKGLKALGADIHLTEGYVEARAKQLKGGMVNFDVITVTGTENVMMAAVLAKGRTVMENCAREPEVEELARVLNKMGAKVEGAGTSVITIEGVESLNPVDHAILPDRIEAGTLLVAAAISGGNVLVKHARPEHLDAVIDKLREAGCTLTAEGGGLRCKAPKTLKSVNITTTEHPGFPTDMQAQLMALMTVSHGTSVISENIFENRFMHVPELHRLGADITIQGHTAVVKGVKALSGAPVMATDLRASASLILAGLRADGHTEVSRVYHLDRGYERLERKLRGLGADIRRVKERA, encoded by the coding sequence ATGGACAAGATCGTCATGAAGGGCGGCACCGCGCTGCACGGCGAGGTGGAGGTCTCCGGCGCGAAGAACGCGGCGCTGCCCATCCTGGCCTCCGCGCTGCTGGCGGACGGCACGAACACCTTCCGCAACGTGCCGGACCTGGCGGACGTGGCCACGATGCTGGAGGTGCTCCGCACGATGGGGTGCGAGGCCGCGCGGCTGACGGGCAAGAAGGCGGACACGTGTGAGATCAGCATCGCCGGGGAGATCACCCCGGAGGCCCCCTATGAGCTGGTGAAGACCATGCGCGCCAGCGTCCTGGTGCTGGGGCCGCTGGTGGCGCGCTTCGGGCGGGCGCGCGTGTCCATGCCGGGCGGGTGCGCCATTGGCGCGCGCCCCATCGACCAGCACCTGAAGGGCCTCAAGGCGCTGGGCGCGGACATCCACCTGACCGAAGGCTACGTGGAGGCCCGGGCGAAGCAGCTCAAGGGCGGCATGGTCAACTTCGACGTCATCACCGTCACCGGCACGGAGAACGTGATGATGGCGGCGGTGCTCGCGAAGGGCCGCACGGTGATGGAGAACTGCGCGCGCGAGCCGGAGGTGGAGGAGCTGGCGCGGGTGCTCAACAAGATGGGCGCGAAGGTGGAGGGCGCGGGGACGTCCGTCATCACCATCGAGGGCGTGGAGTCGCTCAACCCGGTGGACCACGCCATCCTGCCGGACCGCATCGAGGCGGGCACGCTGCTGGTGGCGGCGGCCATCAGCGGGGGCAACGTGCTGGTGAAGCACGCGCGGCCGGAGCACCTGGACGCGGTCATCGACAAGCTGCGTGAGGCCGGCTGCACCCTCACCGCCGAGGGTGGCGGCCTGCGCTGCAAGGCGCCGAAGACGCTCAAGTCGGTGAACATCACCACCACGGAGCACCCGGGCTTCCCCACGGACATGCAGGCGCAGTTGATGGCGCTGATGACGGTGAGCCACGGCACGTCGGTCATCTCCGAGAACATCTTCGAGAACCGCTTCATGCATGTGCCCGAGCTGCACCGGCTGGGCGCGGACATCACCATCCAGGGGCACACCGCGGTGGTGAAGGGCGTGAAGGCGCTGAGCGGGGCGCCGGTGATGGCCACCGACCTGCGCGCCAGCGCGTCGCTCATCCTGGCCGGCCTGCGGGCCGACGGGCACACCGAGGTCAGCCGCGTGTACCACCTGGACCGCGGGTACGAACGCCTGGAGCGCAAGCTGCGGGGCCTGGGCGCCGACATCCGCCGTGTGAAGGAGCGTGCCTGA
- a CDS encoding discoidin domain-containing protein, with the protein MRRLSLASLLLVSPSVLAAAPAAPGYAQAETWVDQEAHPEHYVPLNLLDGRDTTAWCVEGAKPAHVFIGFKEPVTLDEVRVYTGDGTSRDAFKANGRVRKFTLTSVDASRSVTVQDKRGLQAVPLSQPLFGARFTLEVADRFPGAKDDAPVCITDLILYSGGKPLNGPALATRFKYDARVAPLVGTWFGGHEGAPERFLSFFVDGTWRFSLEPLETPEPTTVVTGTYTVTGNRVTLDIPKKGKVAARFERTPAGEGPKAAAALSLDGTLPEEWGSTFRGQP; encoded by the coding sequence ATGCGACGCCTGTCCCTGGCCTCCCTGCTCCTCGTGTCCCCGTCCGTCCTCGCCGCCGCGCCGGCCGCGCCCGGCTACGCCCAGGCGGAGACCTGGGTGGACCAGGAAGCGCACCCGGAGCACTACGTGCCCCTGAACCTGCTGGACGGCCGGGACACCACCGCGTGGTGCGTGGAAGGGGCGAAGCCCGCGCACGTCTTCATCGGCTTCAAGGAGCCCGTCACCCTGGACGAGGTGCGCGTCTACACGGGCGACGGCACGTCCCGCGACGCCTTCAAGGCCAACGGCCGGGTGCGCAAGTTCACGCTCACCAGCGTGGACGCCTCCCGCAGCGTCACCGTGCAGGACAAGCGCGGCCTGCAGGCCGTGCCCCTGTCCCAACCGCTGTTCGGCGCGCGCTTCACCCTGGAGGTGGCGGACCGCTTCCCAGGCGCGAAGGACGACGCCCCGGTGTGCATCACCGACCTCATCCTCTACTCGGGCGGCAAGCCGCTCAACGGCCCCGCGCTCGCCACCCGCTTCAAGTACGACGCGCGCGTGGCCCCGCTCGTGGGCACCTGGTTCGGCGGCCACGAGGGCGCCCCGGAGCGCTTCCTGTCCTTCTTCGTGGATGGCACCTGGCGCTTCTCGCTGGAGCCCTTGGAGACGCCCGAGCCCACCACGGTCGTCACCGGCACCTACACCGTGACGGGCAACCGCGTGACGCTGGACATCCCCAAGAAGGGCAAGGTGGCGGCCCGCTTCGAGCGGACGCCCGCCGGCGAGGGGCCGAAGGCGGCCGCCGCGCTGTCGCTGGACGGGACGCTCCCCGAGGAGTGGGGGAGCACCTTCCGCGGCCAGCCGTGA
- the prmC gene encoding peptide chain release factor N(5)-glutamine methyltransferase codes for MSDVWTIRRVLTWTTQHFEKRQVDAPRLTTEILLAHVLKTGRVRLYVDLDRPLTKDELGAFRALIERRLAGEPTNYLTGAKEFYNRPFKVDARVLIPRPETELLVEAVLHAVPKDAPSRVLDVCTGSGCIAISVAAERPQATVLATDLSKDACALARENAQALGVGERVRVLEGDLFAPLPPDATFRVVVSNPPYIDSGDIAGLSAEVRREPRLALDGGPDGLAALRRVIQGARRVLEPGGLLALEMGETQGSAVLELLRAAGYADARVEKDLERRERMAFGTQPAA; via the coding sequence ATGAGCGACGTCTGGACGATCCGCCGGGTCCTCACCTGGACGACGCAGCACTTCGAGAAGCGCCAGGTGGACGCCCCCCGTCTCACGACGGAGATCCTGCTGGCGCACGTGCTCAAGACGGGCCGGGTGCGCCTCTACGTGGACCTGGACCGCCCCCTGACGAAGGACGAGCTGGGGGCCTTCCGCGCGCTCATCGAGCGCAGGCTCGCGGGCGAGCCCACCAACTACCTGACGGGCGCGAAGGAGTTCTACAACCGCCCCTTCAAGGTGGACGCGCGCGTGCTCATCCCCCGGCCGGAGACGGAGCTGCTGGTGGAGGCCGTGCTGCACGCGGTGCCCAAGGACGCGCCGTCGCGCGTGCTGGACGTGTGCACGGGCTCCGGCTGCATCGCCATCAGCGTGGCGGCGGAGCGGCCCCAGGCCACGGTGCTCGCCACCGACCTGTCGAAGGACGCGTGCGCGCTGGCGCGTGAGAACGCCCAGGCCCTGGGCGTGGGCGAGCGCGTCCGCGTGCTGGAGGGCGACCTGTTCGCGCCCCTGCCCCCGGACGCGACGTTCCGGGTGGTGGTGTCCAACCCGCCGTACATCGACTCCGGGGACATCGCCGGGCTGTCGGCGGAGGTGCGGCGCGAGCCCCGGCTGGCGCTGGATGGCGGACCGGATGGCCTGGCCGCGCTCCGGCGGGTGATTCAGGGCGCCCGGCGGGTGCTGGAACCTGGCGGGCTGCTTGCATTGGAGATGGGGGAGACCCAGGGCAGCGCCGTCCTGGAGCTCCTGCGGGCCGCGGGGTACGCGGACGCGAGAGTGGAGAAGGACCTGGAGCGGCGCGAACGCATGGCGTTCGGGACACAGCCCGCGGCCTGA
- a CDS encoding CapA family protein: MRHAALLLLLSLAACHPRPATPAPPPPGLTTPPPGTEPAPGGTQGAPGGSTTGHPGGPPDGQSPASASGRPAGPAPARPVTLVVGGDVTVGYHYEEYFDAQVAQGRSREEMFAYGLREVMPIVDSGDLFVVNLECPYTDSTQKLPKNFNFKARPELVNVLTAGRVGVVSLANNHMMDYGAQGLLDTLTALEAARIPYFGAGRTLAEARRPALLDVGGQRIAFLGYFFLGSRNIEPPQVYATDTTPGVAGHFSDVEVMERMLREDIAAAKARADLVLPFFHWGIEGNTTPEPYQVRLAHAAIDAGAAGVLGSHPHVLQSMELYRGRPVLYSLGNFVFGGNWNPRDKRSVLWRARFDSTGYLSSDVLPLRTDRYPEFPVQPVPVTGAEAEGVMTLLRTASQAPGLERMLPALEAGEPGARPLPSSSVRGGE, translated from the coding sequence ATGCGCCACGCCGCCTTGCTGCTCCTGCTGTCGCTCGCCGCCTGCCATCCCCGCCCCGCGACGCCCGCGCCTCCGCCCCCAGGGCTGACGACGCCCCCGCCCGGGACGGAGCCGGCTCCAGGGGGCACCCAGGGCGCCCCGGGCGGGTCCACTACCGGACACCCGGGCGGTCCCCCGGACGGCCAGTCCCCCGCGAGCGCCTCCGGACGGCCTGCCGGGCCCGCACCCGCCCGCCCGGTGACGCTGGTGGTGGGCGGCGACGTGACGGTGGGGTACCACTACGAGGAGTACTTCGACGCGCAGGTGGCCCAGGGCCGCTCGCGCGAGGAGATGTTCGCGTACGGCCTGCGCGAGGTGATGCCCATCGTGGACTCCGGCGACCTGTTCGTCGTGAACCTGGAGTGCCCGTACACGGACAGCACGCAGAAGCTGCCCAAGAACTTCAACTTCAAGGCGCGGCCGGAGCTGGTGAACGTGCTCACCGCGGGGCGCGTGGGCGTGGTGAGCCTGGCCAACAACCACATGATGGACTACGGCGCGCAGGGGCTCCTGGACACCCTCACCGCCCTGGAGGCCGCGCGCATCCCCTATTTCGGCGCGGGGCGCACCCTCGCGGAGGCCCGCCGCCCCGCCCTCCTCGACGTGGGGGGCCAGCGCATCGCGTTCCTGGGCTACTTCTTCCTGGGCTCGCGCAACATCGAGCCGCCCCAGGTCTACGCCACGGACACCACGCCGGGCGTGGCCGGGCACTTCTCCGACGTGGAGGTGATGGAGCGGATGCTGCGCGAGGACATCGCCGCGGCGAAGGCCCGGGCGGACCTGGTGCTGCCCTTCTTCCACTGGGGCATCGAGGGCAACACCACCCCGGAGCCGTACCAGGTGCGGCTGGCGCACGCGGCCATCGACGCGGGCGCCGCGGGCGTGCTCGGCAGCCACCCCCACGTGCTCCAGTCCATGGAGCTCTACCGGGGCAGGCCGGTGCTCTACTCGCTGGGCAACTTCGTGTTCGGCGGGAACTGGAATCCCCGGGACAAGCGCAGCGTCCTGTGGCGGGCGCGCTTCGATTCCACGGGTTATCTCTCCAGTGACGTGCTGCCCCTCAGGACCGACCGCTATCCCGAGTTCCCCGTCCAGCCGGTGCCCGTGACGGGTGCCGAGGCCGAAGGGGTGATGACGCTGCTGCGCACCGCGTCGCAGGCCCCCGGCCTGGAGCGGATGCTTCCGGCCCTGGAGGCGGGGGAGCCTGGGGCCCGGCCGCTCCCCTCCTCCAGTGTCCGAGGGGGGGAGTAG